A portion of the Stigmatella aurantiaca DW4/3-1 genome contains these proteins:
- a CDS encoding type I polyketide synthase: MSKADVEMDNVPAGIAIVGMAGRFPGARDVDAFWRNLREGVESITRLTDAQLQAAGVSESQRRNPRYVPARGLLEGVDLFDAGFFQYSPREAELIDPQQRLFLECAWEALENAGYEAGRFPGPIGLFAGAGGAGYLLHHVAPQSDTRELLESLGSVLGNDKDHLTTRVAYKLNFRGPVITVQTACSTSLVAVQLACQALLDFQCDMALAGGVSVAFPLGTGYLPQDGHILSPDGHCRAFDARAQGTVPADGVGLVVLKRLEDALADGDTIRAVILGAAVNNDGASKVGYTAPSIDGQAEVIQMAQALAGVDAGSISYIEAHGTGTALGDAIELAALKQAFRRAPREKGSCSIGSVKSNFGHLNTAAGVASLIKTALALENRLIPPSLHFQGPDPKSGLEDSPFTVQGTATEWRAGATRRRAGVSAFAMGGTNAHAVLEEAPPREPGSPAKPCQLLVLSARTDAALDAMKQRLHAHLSAHPEVALADVAYTLQVGRRAFPHRFSVACRDAGAALQALQASVGASTPAVPETDRSVAFVFPDEGLEHVKELEALARTEAVFREEVERCTRLLQSRHGLSLSGLFSGELNQADPLLAQVALFTVGHALARWWMSLGVRPAVVLGQGPGEAVAACLAEVFTLEEALALVVARGRWMQGVPGGSRDAAFAQEVLRLHPKPSRLALLSPGTGTGRTEPPPEHWRQPPRPPVPLTEALATLEREGHLVLRVPSSPGRGEDALVATWSAVGQLWAAGVPIQWSALHEGQRRYRVPLPTYPFERRRHWLGRAVEAPSLDTLEETLRRELSIPSLESHPGLAEGLRALCSSHVCAYLQASGIATHRDAVHGRRALRERLGIQPRFHRLFDAMLAGLAEDGILQLQGEELRFLRDGGALESPAVLRQRLEAAHPRFQGLFDFVAHCLGSYDAALPGKVEAISVLYPGGSAQFLQQCKARTAEHSHERIYLQLLQEALRRLAISTQGRRLRILELGGGQGLLTWPALAALRDFGVEYHFTDLGRVFVEDARQEAARRGLDGGMRFGVLDISRAPQEQGYEEGTFDAVIAYNVIHATRDVRQSLENAGRLLRPGGLLGLVEAVRLARWDVLSWGLAEGWWYFDDGLRKDSPLLPLSGWEEALKPLDFEALEFFPRAEAVREQVDHGLVLARRREARASVQALPVRPRPVPTEASASARHPRPPMAVEYLAPRTRLEQRIAGICEELLGVEPVGVHDEFVALGGDSLIVLRLLDRLEQELGQELPTGAAFSGLTVERLARAVEGTTPSEESSLLVPIQTAGTKPPLFFVHPAAGVAFPYFELARQLGPDQPFYGLQAMGLDGESPPDERIEDMARHYIEAMRSIQPRGPYFIGGFSFGCLVAYEIAQQLTAAGEPIGLLAMVDEPAPLTGHRPKPLEMARFLTTGVARSIWPHLHDYLYLVNASRKRQGKGLPKNFKVPPRMLETFLARSALANFVPPDSRVLALRQAAILPMFQLFLIHVRETFAYEPKAYPHRVTLFSTDEVRGSRGRKDPLMGWDKLAAGGVDVHEVPGNHLSLLKTPHVQVFARKLAECLAQTQSFPQAKRHHPIARESHA, encoded by the coding sequence AGGCCGAGCTGATCGACCCTCAACAGCGCCTCTTCCTCGAGTGCGCCTGGGAGGCGCTGGAGAACGCGGGATATGAGGCTGGGCGCTTCCCCGGGCCCATTGGCCTCTTCGCGGGAGCGGGGGGCGCGGGCTACCTGCTTCACCACGTGGCGCCTCAGTCGGACACCCGCGAGCTGCTGGAGAGCCTGGGCTCGGTGCTGGGCAACGACAAGGACCACCTGACCACGCGCGTGGCCTACAAGCTGAACTTCCGGGGCCCCGTCATCACCGTGCAGACGGCGTGCTCCACCTCGCTGGTCGCGGTGCAGCTCGCCTGCCAGGCGCTGCTCGACTTCCAGTGTGACATGGCCCTGGCGGGGGGCGTCTCCGTCGCCTTCCCGCTGGGCACGGGCTACCTGCCGCAGGACGGCCACATCCTCTCGCCCGATGGACACTGCCGCGCCTTCGACGCGCGGGCCCAGGGCACCGTGCCGGCGGACGGCGTGGGGCTGGTGGTGCTCAAGCGGCTGGAGGATGCGCTCGCCGATGGAGACACCATCCGCGCGGTCATCCTCGGCGCGGCCGTGAACAACGATGGCGCTTCCAAGGTGGGCTACACGGCCCCCAGCATCGATGGGCAGGCCGAGGTCATCCAGATGGCCCAGGCGCTCGCGGGCGTGGACGCCGGGAGCATCTCCTATATCGAGGCGCACGGGACGGGCACGGCCCTGGGAGACGCCATCGAGCTCGCCGCGCTGAAGCAGGCATTTCGCCGCGCGCCGCGCGAGAAGGGCTCCTGTTCCATCGGATCGGTGAAGAGCAACTTCGGACACCTGAACACCGCCGCCGGGGTGGCGAGCCTCATCAAGACGGCCCTGGCGCTGGAGAACCGGCTCATTCCTCCGAGCCTGCACTTCCAGGGCCCTGATCCGAAGTCCGGCCTGGAAGACAGCCCCTTCACCGTCCAGGGCACCGCCACCGAGTGGCGCGCGGGGGCCACGCGCCGGCGCGCGGGGGTCAGCGCGTTCGCCATGGGAGGCACCAACGCCCATGCCGTGCTCGAGGAGGCGCCTCCCCGGGAGCCGGGCTCCCCCGCGAAGCCCTGCCAGCTCCTGGTGCTCTCGGCGCGCACGGACGCCGCGCTCGACGCCATGAAGCAGCGGCTTCACGCGCACCTGAGTGCCCATCCCGAGGTGGCGCTCGCGGACGTGGCCTACACGCTCCAGGTGGGGCGCCGGGCCTTCCCGCACCGGTTCTCCGTGGCGTGCCGAGATGCGGGGGCCGCCCTCCAGGCGCTCCAGGCGTCCGTGGGGGCGAGCACCCCCGCCGTGCCCGAGACGGACCGGAGCGTGGCCTTCGTCTTTCCGGACGAGGGGCTGGAGCACGTGAAGGAACTGGAGGCCCTGGCTCGCACGGAGGCGGTGTTCCGCGAGGAGGTGGAGCGGTGCACGCGGCTGCTCCAGTCCCGGCATGGGCTCTCTCTGTCCGGGCTGTTCTCCGGGGAGCTGAATCAAGCGGATCCCCTCCTGGCGCAGGTGGCCCTCTTCACCGTGGGCCATGCGCTCGCCCGGTGGTGGATGTCTTTGGGCGTGCGGCCGGCGGTGGTGCTGGGCCAGGGCCCGGGTGAGGCCGTGGCGGCCTGTCTGGCGGAGGTGTTCACGCTGGAAGAGGCGCTCGCGCTCGTGGTGGCCCGGGGCCGGTGGATGCAGGGCGTGCCGGGGGGCTCCCGGGACGCGGCCTTCGCCCAGGAAGTCCTGCGGCTGCACCCGAAGCCGTCGCGCCTGGCGCTTCTGTCGCCAGGCACGGGCACCGGAAGGACGGAGCCCCCACCGGAACACTGGCGTCAGCCACCGCGCCCGCCGGTGCCCCTGACGGAGGCGTTGGCGACCCTGGAGCGAGAGGGTCACCTGGTGCTCCGCGTTCCCTCCTCGCCGGGGCGAGGAGAGGACGCACTGGTGGCCACCTGGAGCGCCGTGGGACAGCTCTGGGCGGCGGGCGTGCCGATTCAATGGAGCGCCCTCCATGAAGGACAGCGGCGCTACCGCGTGCCCCTGCCCACGTATCCTTTCGAGCGCAGGCGCCACTGGTTGGGCCGCGCGGTGGAGGCCCCCTCACTGGACACCTTGGAGGAGACCCTTCGCCGGGAGCTGAGCATCCCGTCCCTGGAGAGCCATCCAGGCCTGGCGGAGGGGCTCCGGGCGCTCTGCTCCAGCCATGTGTGCGCGTACCTCCAGGCCAGTGGCATCGCCACGCACCGGGACGCGGTCCACGGCCGAAGGGCCTTGAGGGAGCGGCTTGGCATCCAGCCCCGGTTCCACCGGCTCTTCGACGCGATGCTGGCGGGGCTGGCCGAGGATGGAATCCTTCAACTTCAGGGTGAGGAACTCCGCTTCTTGCGGGACGGCGGCGCGCTGGAGTCCCCCGCCGTTTTGCGCCAGCGCCTGGAGGCTGCCCATCCCCGCTTCCAGGGGCTGTTCGACTTCGTGGCGCATTGCCTGGGCAGCTACGACGCGGCGCTGCCGGGCAAGGTGGAGGCCATCAGCGTGCTCTACCCGGGCGGCAGCGCCCAGTTCCTCCAGCAGTGCAAGGCCCGGACGGCCGAGCACAGCCACGAGCGCATCTACCTCCAGCTGTTGCAGGAGGCGCTCCGCCGGCTCGCGATCTCCACGCAGGGCCGCCGGCTCCGCATCCTGGAGCTGGGTGGCGGTCAGGGCCTGCTGACCTGGCCCGCGCTGGCCGCGCTGCGGGACTTCGGCGTCGAGTACCACTTCACGGATCTCGGCCGGGTGTTCGTCGAGGATGCGCGGCAGGAGGCGGCGCGGCGGGGGCTGGACGGGGGGATGCGGTTTGGCGTGCTCGACATCTCGCGCGCTCCCCAGGAGCAAGGCTACGAGGAGGGCACGTTCGACGCCGTCATCGCCTACAACGTGATCCACGCGACGCGGGATGTGCGGCAGTCCCTCGAGAACGCCGGGCGGCTGCTGCGCCCCGGCGGGTTGCTGGGGTTGGTGGAGGCGGTGCGTTTGGCTCGCTGGGACGTGCTCTCCTGGGGGCTGGCCGAGGGGTGGTGGTACTTCGACGACGGCCTCCGGAAGGACTCTCCCCTGCTGCCGCTGTCCGGCTGGGAAGAGGCGCTGAAGCCCCTGGACTTCGAGGCGCTGGAGTTTTTTCCCCGGGCCGAGGCCGTGCGCGAGCAGGTGGACCATGGGCTGGTGCTCGCGCGGCGCCGCGAGGCGCGGGCGTCCGTCCAGGCACTGCCCGTCCGTCCGCGGCCCGTGCCCACCGAGGCATCCGCCAGCGCGCGGCACCCCCGGCCCCCCATGGCCGTGGAGTACCTGGCCCCGAGGACCCGGCTCGAGCAGCGCATCGCCGGCATTTGCGAGGAGCTGCTCGGCGTCGAGCCGGTCGGCGTCCACGATGAATTCGTGGCGCTGGGCGGGGACTCGCTCATCGTCTTGCGCCTGCTGGACCGGCTGGAGCAGGAGCTGGGTCAGGAGCTGCCCACGGGCGCGGCCTTCAGCGGGCTGACCGTGGAGCGGCTGGCCCGCGCGGTGGAGGGAACCACCCCGTCCGAGGAGTCGTCCCTGCTGGTGCCCATCCAGACCGCGGGCACGAAGCCGCCGCTGTTCTTCGTGCATCCGGCCGCGGGCGTGGCGTTCCCCTACTTCGAGCTGGCGCGCCAGCTTGGACCGGATCAACCCTTCTACGGCTTGCAGGCGATGGGCCTGGATGGGGAGTCTCCGCCCGACGAGCGCATCGAGGACATGGCCCGGCACTACATCGAGGCGATGCGAAGCATCCAGCCGCGAGGCCCCTACTTCATCGGAGGCTTCTCGTTCGGGTGCCTGGTCGCCTACGAGATCGCCCAGCAGCTCACGGCGGCGGGCGAGCCGATCGGCCTGCTGGCCATGGTGGACGAGCCGGCCCCGCTGACGGGCCACCGGCCCAAGCCCCTGGAGATGGCCCGCTTCCTGACGACGGGCGTGGCCCGCTCCATCTGGCCCCACCTGCACGACTACCTCTACCTGGTGAACGCCTCGCGCAAGCGCCAGGGCAAGGGGCTGCCCAAGAACTTCAAGGTTCCTCCGCGGATGCTGGAGACGTTCCTGGCCCGCTCGGCGCTGGCCAACTTCGTCCCGCCGGACTCCCGGGTGCTGGCCCTGCGCCAGGCGGCCATCCTTCCCATGTTCCAGTTGTTCCTCATCCACGTGAGGGAGACGTTCGCGTACGAGCCCAAGGCCTATCCCCACCGGGTGACGCTCTTCTCGACCGACGAGGTGCGCGGCAGCCGCGGGCGAAAGGATCCCTTGATGGGCTGGGACAAGCTGGCGGCGGGCGGGGTGGACGTCCACGAGGTTCCTGGCAACCACCTCTCCTTGTTGAAGACACCGCATGTCCAGGTATTCGCCAGAAAGCTCGCAGAGTGCCTGGCGCAAACCCAGTCGTTCCCGCAGGCGAAGCGTCATCACCCCATTGCTCGAGAGTCCCATGCCTGA
- a CDS encoding patatin-like phospholipase family protein — translation MRIISFDGGPSALITLRVLRQLEARFPGFVERAQMFSGTSTGAFVSLYLAHALSLRQRQGVQAPGCLDIIDGCIAFNERMTRQFKVKAINILRLISGLVPMYDGKAIREILEETFGEAKLCELEKMVVIEAFDSTVWRKATYHQFPPDADFVTTLVDAALASSAFPVLMPIYRSGNTVGRHKNDLMMDGALSNNSTAMTALSDALGYLAYQDGHDAGEDDLSEARYLPQISILSLGCTPQSPKWFEKCAEMDASMRMLLDSLFRDSKHPPMREMQYGWLWLLLHNFRAALAFIEGGAQSDARYASELLGPRQFFRFRPPLNSVDFVVSLLGNPDALIEQTGQVAEVQWRQALEGYRLQQKLPPEEREPWRNLVSWAENYWMQDPPPTG, via the coding sequence ATGAGAATCATCTCATTCGATGGAGGCCCCAGCGCGCTCATCACCCTCCGGGTCCTCCGTCAACTCGAAGCCCGGTTCCCTGGCTTCGTGGAGCGTGCGCAGATGTTCTCTGGCACGTCCACGGGGGCCTTCGTCAGCCTGTACCTGGCGCATGCCCTGTCACTCCGCCAGCGCCAGGGGGTCCAGGCTCCCGGCTGTCTCGACATCATCGACGGGTGCATCGCGTTCAACGAGCGGATGACCCGTCAGTTCAAGGTGAAGGCCATCAACATCCTCCGCCTGATCTCCGGGCTCGTGCCCATGTACGACGGCAAGGCGATCCGGGAGATCCTCGAGGAGACCTTCGGAGAGGCGAAGCTGTGCGAGCTGGAGAAGATGGTGGTCATCGAAGCGTTCGACTCGACGGTCTGGCGCAAGGCCACCTACCACCAGTTCCCGCCGGACGCGGACTTCGTCACCACCCTCGTCGATGCGGCCCTGGCGAGCTCCGCGTTCCCCGTGCTCATGCCCATCTACCGGTCCGGCAACACCGTGGGGCGGCACAAGAATGACCTCATGATGGACGGAGCGCTCTCCAACAACAGCACCGCGATGACGGCCCTGTCCGATGCGCTCGGGTATCTGGCCTATCAAGACGGCCATGACGCGGGCGAGGATGACCTGTCCGAGGCCCGCTATCTCCCGCAGATCTCCATCCTGTCGCTGGGCTGTACGCCGCAGTCCCCGAAGTGGTTCGAGAAGTGCGCGGAGATGGATGCCTCCATGCGCATGCTCCTGGACTCCTTGTTCCGGGATTCCAAACACCCGCCCATGCGAGAGATGCAGTACGGCTGGCTCTGGCTGCTCTTGCACAACTTCCGTGCGGCGCTGGCCTTCATCGAAGGGGGGGCCCAGTCCGATGCCCGGTACGCCTCGGAACTGCTCGGGCCCCGCCAGTTCTTCCGCTTCCGCCCGCCGCTCAACTCCGTCGATTTCGTCGTGAGCCTGCTGGGCAATCCCGATGCCCTCATCGAGCAGACGGGGCAGGTGGCGGAAGTGCAGTGGCGCCAGGCTTTGGAGGGCTATCGCTTGCAACAGAAGCTGCCGCCCGAGGAGCGCGAGCCTTGGCGCAACCTCGTGAGCTGGGCGGAAAATTATTGGATGCAAGATCCTCCGCCCACGGGGTGA
- a CDS encoding right-handed parallel beta-helix repeat-containing protein — translation MGLALALSGTGALASDEGIGAQNRPDLSFASIAPQRIFHVSTSGNDGNAGTATQPWRTLNYAATRLRAGEAAYVHAGTYSERVSIGSSSADGTATAPIQLMGAPGEAKPVIRGGDSKSGAMLRLQRRYWVVSGFNIQAAGSQTHGVRFEGARNTVVRDTEVSGGTGPSGVVFYAGASDIGFVNNKVHDYTWSGKDSHGMLVLPDTARILIQGTESWGNGGDSFQCQGTDTTTGTALPIDITLENNRFHEDRENAVDIKTCDRVTLRGNKFYGYRPTSTAPQGAAIVMHYSARRILMEGNRLWNNGRGLSLGGNMILREPVTDVIIRRNLVFDGSTASGGSGDGLRVGTSRRVRMHHNTLAFLPVGGIKVGDGSDGPAESMEIYNNVVYATPRALDVALSGTTGLKSDRNLVYQSGNTTLFRLNGKDTTLASWRSSSGLDATSNVMDPLFVADPRTNDFFTVTGSPARNVAMPLSIPAPVLGGSVCEGAADLGFLESCN, via the coding sequence ATGGGCCTGGCGCTTGCTCTCTCCGGTACAGGGGCGCTGGCGTCGGATGAGGGAATTGGGGCGCAGAATCGCCCTGATCTCTCGTTCGCCAGCATCGCGCCCCAGCGCATCTTCCACGTGTCGACCAGCGGCAACGATGGAAACGCCGGCACGGCCACCCAGCCGTGGCGGACCCTGAACTACGCGGCCACGCGGCTGCGTGCGGGGGAAGCGGCCTACGTCCACGCGGGCACCTACTCGGAACGCGTGTCCATTGGCTCCAGCTCCGCGGATGGCACCGCCACCGCCCCCATCCAGCTGATGGGCGCGCCGGGTGAGGCGAAGCCAGTGATTCGCGGCGGTGACTCCAAGTCGGGCGCCATGCTGCGGCTCCAGCGCCGGTACTGGGTGGTGTCGGGCTTCAACATCCAGGCGGCGGGCTCGCAGACGCACGGCGTGCGCTTCGAGGGGGCGCGCAACACGGTGGTGCGCGACACCGAGGTGTCGGGCGGCACGGGCCCCTCGGGCGTGGTGTTCTACGCGGGGGCGAGTGACATCGGCTTCGTGAACAACAAGGTGCACGACTACACGTGGAGCGGCAAGGACAGCCACGGCATGTTGGTGTTGCCCGACACGGCGCGCATCCTCATCCAGGGCACCGAGTCCTGGGGCAACGGCGGCGACTCCTTCCAGTGCCAGGGCACGGACACCACCACGGGCACCGCGTTGCCCATCGACATCACCCTGGAGAACAACCGCTTCCACGAGGACCGTGAGAACGCGGTGGACATCAAGACGTGTGACCGGGTCACCCTGCGAGGCAACAAGTTCTACGGGTACCGCCCGACGTCCACCGCGCCGCAGGGGGCTGCCATCGTCATGCACTACTCGGCGCGCCGCATCCTGATGGAGGGCAACCGCCTGTGGAACAACGGGCGAGGCCTGTCGCTGGGCGGGAACATGATCCTGCGCGAGCCGGTGACGGACGTCATCATCCGCCGCAACCTGGTGTTCGACGGCAGCACCGCCAGCGGCGGCAGCGGGGACGGCCTGCGCGTGGGGACCAGCCGGCGCGTGCGCATGCACCACAACACGCTGGCGTTCCTGCCGGTGGGTGGCATCAAGGTGGGAGACGGCTCGGACGGTCCGGCCGAGTCCATGGAGATCTACAACAACGTCGTGTACGCCACGCCCCGGGCGCTGGACGTGGCCCTGAGCGGCACGACGGGGCTCAAGTCGGATCGGAACCTGGTCTACCAGTCAGGCAACACCACGCTGTTCCGCCTGAATGGCAAGGACACGACGCTGGCGAGCTGGCGCTCGTCGAGCGGGCTGGATGCAACGAGCAACGTGATGGATCCCCTCTTCGTGGCGGATCCGCGCACCAACGACTTCTTCACGGTGACGGGCTCTCCGGCGCGGAACGTGGCGATGCCGTTGTCCATCCCGGCGCCGGTGCTGGGCGGCTCGGTGTGTGAGGGTGCCGCGGACCTGGGCTTCCTGGAATCCTGCAACTGA